From the genome of Cololabis saira isolate AMF1-May2022 chromosome 1, fColSai1.1, whole genome shotgun sequence:
TGATCATCAGCATATGTGATCATCTCTATAGATCTAGACATTTCagcagtttgctggtctggagcctTTTGGTGTGTGTTTACGCAATACCAAGagagaaaaacataaacaaaggtCTTGCACAGTTGTTGAAGCACACCAATCTGGAACTAAGTTATAAAACAATTTCCAAACAATTATGAATTCAACATTCTAGACCAGAGGGAGAAAGATTATTTACTATTGAAAAACCATTCAAGACAGTTGCCAATCTTCCCAAGAGCTTATATCCCATCAAATTTGCTCCAAGGTCAGACCGTGCAATGTTCAGAGAAAttgagaaaaatgttaaaattcaATATAGTAGAATTAGAAGAGACAATAAGAAAACCTCTTCTGTTGAAAAAGAACAAGGTAGAATGACTGAGCTTCTCCAAAATTACATCTAAACCTATGAAAAGACTATTGGAACAAAGTCCTATAGACTGATGAGACCAACGTGCAAAGTATAATTCTTTGACCTTAACGTTGAGTGCCAAGTCTAGACCTGAGTCCAACTAAAATGTTGTGGAGAGTATACATAAATGTAAAAATCTCAAGAACCAAAGAAATGTTGCAAAGAATAATTGGCTACAATTCTCCCACAACCATGAGAGAGACTGATAAACTCATACAGAAACAGACCACTTCAACTTATTGCTACTAACAATGATTCTACAAGCTGCCGAATaatgggggtacttagtattacccatattgtttatttatttttggtataatttttaataaataaataataaaaatgtgaaaaagtcCTGCTGTTGTTTGTTTCAAGTGGAATTTGCCTAATACTAACACCCACAACGATTAAATGAATATTATTACTTTTTGGACACAAAAAATCTCCAGAGGATTAAAAACAGGGAGTACTAACTTTTACTCATGATAACAAATCATGTTGTGAAGCATTCAAAAGTTCGCTACTGGTTGGTCACTGCAGTATCAACTGATTGCATCCTTGTTGTCCTTGAATGGATGATGATCTTCATCCAAAGCTCAGCAGAGGAGATAGCAAAGACTGAGATTGGGGTCTTGGCCCTCAGTGCAATCCAAATGATGTAAAGGACAGAAAGGCCAACAAAAGGTCAAAAGGGATTTGTTCTGTTGACATCATCTCTAGCATAATTCACTATCTAattacaatttttttctttttcctctgtgCATTGTTACCTCTAAAGGTCTCCAGTCTTATCTTTGAGGATGACGATAGCTGGAGGTTAGCTGAGGTCCATCTGTGAGGTGCTGAAGCCTATATAAGGTGAGGGTATCgtccaaaaataaatacaaatctcAGAAATCTGCATTTGCTTACCAAAATGTGGAAGGCGGCACTTTTAACTTTATGCTTGTTTGTGGCACTGGTAGACAGGGCACAGTGCAATGATGGCCAGCCCTCCTTCTATGGGGTGAAACTGTGTGGAAGAGAATTCATACGTGCTGTCATCTTTACCTGTGGTGGTTCTCGCTGGAGGAGAAGCATAGGAGAATCAGGTAAGACTATGGAAAAAATACTTTACATAGAAGTATATTTAAATGATGAGCCATCTTTATCTAAACTCAAATTATGATATTAAGATGATTGTCCTTTCCTTTTAATCAGCTCTTTTTGAAGAGGAAGCCCTTGACCCATGGAGCACAAACACCATCCCTCAACTTACCAGTAAGCAGGATCCTGCAAAGCCTCGTCCATGGAACAATCAAATGTTGGAGGAAGGGTCCATGACTGATGGATTCAGTCAGTCAGCTCGCTCACCTGTCTCAGATGTGGTGCTGGGGGCTCTTCGGAGCACAGATAGGAAAGGAAGGGATGTAGTTGTTGGACTGTCTAACTCTTGCTGCAAGTGGGGCTGCAGCAAGAGTGAGATCAGTTCTCTGTGCTGAACCAGGCTACTTCTTGTCCTGTTACTCATATTGCTCTGTTCTTTTTtagtgtgtttttctttctattttttcttgtatacagatttttttcttccaaactcCAAAGTAATAACAAATAATTATCCTTGCATTGCttattatttctttaaaaaaaaagtgtaatcaAAATGTGTTGCCATAATTGATGGATTTGTTTTATAAAGCTTTGTGCAGTTGATAGAAGAGTTCTTACtcttttgaaaagaaaagaaaaaaaattccaatGATGTTTTGTGACATTACAATACTAAAAGTTTGTTTCATAAATGCCGTACTGTCAAGGATTTCGAAATAAAGGAAGCAGTGATAACTTTAGTCAACTGAGTGGCCTTTTCTTCACTGAATCACTACAACATCTCCATATTACAACATCAACTAACTGGTGCAATCATCACGTAACCAGAAATGTGTAAGGTTTTAAAAttgagttttgttttttgtttaaaggtgTTGATATTTTTACATATTTACAACCCTCACATCTACAGTAGATTGATCGCATATATGTTGATAGATATAGTTGTATGAGTTGGAAAAATTGGATCTTGGTggttaataatgataatgaatgATTGTCTCAGTACTAACCCTGGAGCTTCATACAAAATTAGTTACAGCGCTTTGAGGCTGGCACCATCTGCTGGTAAAAAATGGAACACACAAAAGCGCAAATAATGTCGATTGACACAGATTGACAAATGCGTTTTATGGCTTTTAAACTATCACAAAGGTtggaaaaaattgtaaaaaatggTGCATGCTGACACGTATTGGCAATGATCACACATCCAAAGTTGTTTTTCCGCTCCTATCCATATCACCATAGCTTGTACTATCAGGAGGTGATAGCAGTAAAGGAGGATTATGGACGCACGGATTCGATAAATGTtccattgagaaaaaagtattaGTAATAATTTGTTGGGTTATGCATGGCCAGGAATAAAAACATCCTCACTAGTGTTTGACTTCATTCTTTCGGTGACTCTGGCTTGAATtgcaattattattatataatgatAATCATCCTCATCATAATTCATGAGTACATCGTTTTTATCTCGattaggcaaggcaagacaaggcaagtttatttatatagcacaattcaacacaaggtactTCAaattgctttacatcaacattaaaagcggcaagacacaattaaacagtaaataacaaataaaatgaaataaaatgataagaaaagaggtaaaatgataaaaagcacaagttgttaaaaagtaagggcagtatagTACAGCAGGTAGGTATTTATTTAAGAGtgcgcttcagtaaacagtaatgtttttaacctgatttaaaggatctacagttggagcagacctcaggtctacaggaagtttgagcagaataactgaacgctgcctcaccttgcttggttctttctttgtttggttaagacaaacaacaaacaaaaaaaccaagTCAAGATCAGTACTTGATTATTAAGGTCTACCTTTGTTCAGGTCAAAAACAATGTATTGTCTGTGAATGCCTGAGCATAGAAGTCATTGATTAACGTTAGTAGCCATTTCTAAGTTCTTTCAGACATTAAAATACTATAATACTATACTACAATGCTATATTTAATGTGTGGTACGATTAAATATGTGGTGTAAATAGTTGgcaaaaatgtgacatttttggCTTTCCATAGCGGCCGACTTGGTTTTGTCCGCTACGGAAGCCGAGCGGGGTCAAACTAATCACCGGCTTGATTGCGAGGCATGAAATCGCTGTCATACACAAGCTAGCGCAGCTGTCGCGTAGATCTCCTGGGGGTTTCTGTTCAGCCACATTAATCCTAGTGAGATTTTATTGGATGTTAGTCGTTGCGGAGTAACTTTTATCTCGCCTATAGATATATAGACCTACCACATCGGAGAGAGCAGGTAAAAGCTTTCGCGGCACTTTCAAGATGATGCTAACCACACATGCTACTCGCCGTAGCCGCTGTGGGCTGATAAACGCCTCTGCTTttgttgcatatatatatatttttttaaatccatcgGTGGAATTTTTGTGTTCATAGATCCCATCTTTAATGTTGCTTCGTGGCATGTGGATAGCTGATGTTAAATGTTGTCTTTTTTACAGAATATCATAGCAGCATTTTGGCTGGCTTGCTAGAGTCGTCTGGGcctcacattaaaaaaaaaaagatcgtCAAGTCGCAGATGAAGGGATTTGATGTAGTATTTAATAAGACTGTTGTTTTTACCGCTTGTTTTGGAGGTTTACAGGTGTGGCTACAGCAGTAGTTTGTGTAACTAACAGTGGAGGAATGTGTTCCAGGATGGAGTGGCAGCCAGACGAGCAGGGTCTGCAGCAAgtgctgcagctgctgaaggACTCCCAGTCCCCGGACACAGCCACCCAGAGAGCCGTGCAAGAAGTATCCTTAATAAGAGGGTTACAAACCTCTAACTCatgagtttgagtttattcacaataccataataataattataataataataagataagataagatatcctttatttctatatcctccctcagtggggaaacgtaTTTTGTTGTCaacagtacacttagcacacacatgtaggggaggggtaaaaagactgaaaagtcagaaataaaaaatatataaaaaatacaaaaagatatgtataaaatatgtataaacacaggatatgaacagtatatacacttAAGAAActgcagaaaagcaggtggagtgttgtgaggtagactggcagattgacagttattgcacatcttatattattgcacatgtgatattattgcacatattattgtccactggctactgagagcaggcctggttgtacagtctgatggcagcggggaggaaggacctgcgatgcctctcggtggtgcatcgtgggtgacgaagccggtcactgatggagctctccagggctctgacagtctcatgaagtgTTCTGCATGAggaataatacaattgaattaaaCGGGTAGAGTGAATGGGTCCCCCAAGGAAGCTAGAAAAGCTTATAGGTGGGGTACAGTCAATGGTATAAGCAGTTACCATCCGTAAAGAGATGGTGATGGATAAATgcatacacaaaaaaaacacttaacatacatacttaacattacatacacatacagtcaCTCACATACATCCCAGCAGTCCATGAAGAagcattttatattatatataggttagtaaaagattattttttagttgtcTTTTAGACTTGGAGATAGAAGGCAACACCTTGAGGCCATCATCAATCCCATTCCAAATCTGCGGCCCCCTGCAAACAACACTCATACTGGCGCGCACATGTCAGCGACATTTCCCTAATATGAgtggtttgattcttgtttGGTATGTGTGCCGAGGACTGGAGATTGGCACAAGACTACTAAGTCTAGGGTTGAGCCTGTTGACAATTTGAAACATAAGACAAGCATTATGATAATCGTTTAGCTCAGCCAGTCTTAGTAACTCAAAACGGTGAAATAGAGGGCGGGTGGGGGAATTTATCTCTGACCATCATTGCATTCTGTACTCCAAGGCTGGCTTACCTTCACTGACATGGCGTTGGCTTAATCATTGGTACCTGTTCATTTACAAAGCTATATTAGGTAAACttccattttacatttgttcGCTGATCAAGTTGAAAGCCGTCAGTAGGTATAGCCTGAGATCAAATGATGCTATCCTGCTGTCCATATCAAGTGCGAGGACCAATCTAGGGAAGAAAGCCTTCAGCTGTTCTGCCCCACTTGCTTGGAatagccagaggtgtcaaaataTTCACATTAATTACtccaggtagaagtatagatactagagttttaaaatactcctgtagaagttgaagtatcaactcaagttttttactcaagtaaaagtataaaagtactggtttcaaaactacttaaagtataaaagtaaaagtaatgtaaggggggaaaaagccattaaggacaaaggccattggaaatgaatgcatcttagtataatgcaaatatattaaagaaccatatatgtgtattattgagcattaacatgtgtttaagagagcaggagatatgatgactagttgcctataagtattgtaatggtgcaaaaagtcaaacttcagaggcatgttatcatttatgctaacctttattggaatgtacatccaagtttagttgcaggaatctgagggaacggatgtaagaacaaaactggacaagaacatctgaaacaaccacaaccaaattcactctatccggatggagcaatttaactggatagtttttttttaaaggccgaaatgaaatagagtaacgaggctgtttttaaaatgtaaggagtaaaaagtacagaaaattgcgtgaaaatgtaaggagtaaaagtaaaaagtcgtctgaaaaataattactccagtgaagtatagataaccaaaatttctacttaagtaaggtaacgaagtatttgtacttcgttacttgacacctctgggaaTAGCCTCCAAAAAGACCTGAAGCTAAACACATTAGTCtcattgtctgattttaaagctcttacaaatacatttttaaatgactcTGTTGATACTTGTCACTGTTTTTAAGTACTGTAACTTATTTACTGGCACTGTTTTGTGAACTATCTTGCATTGTCCTtctatttctgttgttgttgatgttgttttgtctgtaacttttaaagctgtcatttttggtcaggcctcccttgaaaaagagatcctagatctcaatgggactaacctggtaaaataaaggtaaaataaataagagggaTGACTGTGACATGTCTGAGAAAATTTCCATCCACCACAACAGCTTGTTCGTCATGGattggataaaaaaaacatgttgccATGTGAATGTTAATTATTCTGTGCTCTTCAAATGCTAAACGGGGATCAAAGCTATGTTAGGATGTGTATGAAAAGTTGAGCTTCCTTAACAGATCCCCCCCCCAGAAACTGGAGCAGCTTAACCAGTTTCCAGATTTCAACAACTATCTGATTTTTGTCCTCACAAGTCTCAAATCTGAGGGTATGCGTGTGCATTTTATAAACAGAAATATCTACAATAGAGCTGTTGTTATTGATAATGTCCCTTTGTATTgttgcctgttttttttttttttgcaaacttTTCTGTTATCTAACCTCCTCCTGCTCTGCTGCCTTTCCTTTTAAGATGAGCCCACTCGCTCTCTGAGCGGTTTGATTCTGAAGAACAATGTAAAGGCTCACTACCAGAACTTCCCTACTAACGTGGCTGACTTCATCAAACGGGAGTGCCTGAACAACATCGGGGACCCTTCACCACTTATCAGAGCTACAAtcggtatgtgtgtgtgtgtgtgtgtgtgtgtgtgtgtgtgtgtgtgtgtgtgtgtgtgtgtgtgtgtgtgtgtgtgtgtgtgtgtgtgtatgagaaaGAGGGAAGATAGAGAAAGAAAAGGCTAGAGTGAGCTGCATTTTCTAGTTGGTGTGAGTCAGACTGTCATGTTGGAGGCTGACTTTGTGCAGGTTCAGTTGCTGTGTGGGTGCAGATGCTTTATtttgcaggtgtttttttttgtgttggatACAAAAATGAATACTGGAGCTGGAGTTCTAACAATTAATTAATCTGTCATGAAGGCATTCTGATCACCACCATAGCCTCTAAAGGAGAGCTACAGACATGGCCCGAGCTGTTGCCTCAACTCTGTAATCTGCTCAACTCTGAGGACTACAACACTTGTGAGGTAAGGCTGACATATCTGCACACACAGCTTTTATAATGACACAGTtcatgtttgttgttttgtcttaTACTGATTctttctgatttcctcctccccTCAGGGGTCTTTTGGAGCGCTGCAAAAGATTTGTGAAGATTCATCAGAGCTGTTGGATAGCGATGCTCTGAACAGACCTCTCAACATCATGATCCCTAAATTCCTCCAGTTTTtcaaacactgcagccccaaaatCCGGTTAGCTAAGTTCAAGCATGTTGCCATCTGAAGAGGTCGCTCATCTCCAGCCTTCCAAGTTAAAaacctcttctttttttgtctttctctcAGGTCTCACGCGATAGCTTGTGTGAACCAGTTTATCATCGGTCGGGCTCAGGCCTTAATGGATAACATCGACACCTTTATTGAGGTGAGAGATTAGACATTTTATTTACAAGGAGCTACAGAAATCTTATAAATTCAAACAGAGATGTTTTTTTTGGGTTTAGTTATCTGTTAATTAATTCAACAAGACTATATAGTTATATATAGACTATATAGTGGAGTTATAACAGTCGATTTCAAGTCTGTCATTACTTGCCACTGCTGTTCAGGTCAGACGCTGTATGGATGTTCACCAGTTAGATTTTTACTCGTAGGGATGTGCTTCGGGTTGGTGCCAGCTCAGTGCTGGAGAGTAATATCATCGTGTGACATGAGGGTAATAGGTTGGTTTGGCGGCGTTTACCACATCTACTGGCCAGTTCTATGGAGGAAGCCCTTTGCTGGTTCCTTTTGTAAATAGTTTGGTaaaaaacagcatttttttCCCGGGTTTCTGGAAGGCTTAAGCACTGCATGTTGATGAGCTTTTAATTAATATGTTAATAGATGTTgacctctgtttttttttttttatcccctctGTTGAGCTTTTAGCCAAGTTTGTCTATTCACTCTGCTTCAACACTGCATGAAAGTAATACGATCACCGTGTTTGGAATATAttatcagggctgcacataactattttggtctggtgctcagaggagcccctggatatgtgacttggggctccaaaaacgcggtgacccgtctcgccggatcgataaaagagggatgcaggaataagttataggcaaaatgatatttattcacttataaagatgaattaacaaattatggtgcgtgttagtctgtagagtcagtataaaagctacagtttttatcggccagattgggatgctcatggcatattttgcacctagggttgccaactttcagaaatagaaataaaggacgccccgatttcagcagcgcaggagccaaaaaaaagccccaaaacttctaaactgcataaaaatgtgtttattttatatgaagaaaacgtgttctttaatagcattgaacttgcatgactgtacagacagccaaccatatagcagctgaaatatcctcctatgctctgtatgtccacatcagccaaggtgtagaatattgcttcaggtgaagaatatggtgtaaaagttaacttatttcaataattcaactagaatatggtgtaaaagttaatttatttcaataatcaactagaatatggtgtaaaagttaatttatttcaataattcaactataatatggtgtaaaagttaatctatttcaataattcaacttaaaaggtgaaactaatatattacctagtctcatgcaaagcaagatatgttgaacctttatttgttataattttgatgatggaattgtttattgatttcataaattcatttttttttt
Proteins encoded in this window:
- the rln3b gene encoding relaxin-3b, encoding MWKAALLTLCLFVALVDRAQCNDGQPSFYGVKLCGREFIRAVIFTCGGSRWRRSIGESALFEEEALDPWSTNTIPQLTSKQDPAKPRPWNNQMLEEGSMTDGFSQSARSPVSDVVLGALRSTDRKGRDVVVGLSNSCCKWGCSKSEISSLC